In Onthophagus taurus isolate NC chromosome 6, IU_Otau_3.0, whole genome shotgun sequence, a genomic segment contains:
- the LOC111416896 gene encoding sodium/potassium/calcium exchanger 4 isoform X4, with product MDFETLAAGPNCTPPAIEDFPKDIFTDKQRQDGGIVVHIFVSLYLFVALAVVCDKFFVPAVEKICHALNMSSDVAGATFMAAATSAPELFVNVIGTFITEGDIGVGTIVGSAVFNILAVAACCGIGAGMCGVKVVPLDWWPLTRDCLAYGITVSILICIIHDERVEWYEALILVLLYTVYILIMYFDKSLQKWVKECLKHLRKTTKNEQQQRQGGKQKIEIVEASEAVCNNSSGNGANAISSSGHINGSIKGPPMEAVEIEQDEVKIENCAAVVDQQDSGGNKEEEYKSSLWRWPSKRSLFTQATWIFTWPIHLVFFFTIPDCEKPRFKKWFPLTFMMCIIWIGSLSYVVAWMITIIGDTLKIPDSVMGITFLAAGTSVPEAVSSVIVAKQGHGSMGISNSIGSNTFDILLCLGLPWFIKATFMPTIEGKYWVGINSAGIEYSAISLLSSLLLLYVVFALNKFKLDKKVGRICLLMYVVFLILASLIELNAFFRVNLPTCQR from the exons AGATGGTGGTATAGTTGTCCATATATTCGTATCATTATACCTATTTGTAGCGCTAGCCGTTGTATGTGACAAGTTTTTCGTTCCTGCAGTCGAAAAAATATGTCAcg cttTAAATATGTCCAGCGATGTCGCGGGTGCTACTTTTATGGCAGCAGCAACTTCTGCACCAGAACTTTTTGTCAATGTAATAGGAACCTTCATTACCGAAGGTGACATTGGTGTTGGCACAATCGTAGGTTCGgcagtttttaatattttagccGTTGCAGCGTGTTGTGGAATCGGTGCTGGAATg tgtgGTGTAAAAGTAGTACCATTAGATTGGTGGCCATTAACAAGAGATTGTTTAGCATACGGAATAACAGTTTCGATATTAATTTGCATAATTCACGATGAAAGAGTTGAATGGTACGAAGCTTtaatattagttctactttACACCGTTTACATCCTAATAATGTACTTTGACAAGTCGCTCCAAAAGTGGGTGAAAG AATGTCTGAAACATTTGCGAAAAACTACTAAAAACGAACAACAGCAACGCCAAGGTGGCAAACAGAAGATCGAAATTGTAG AGGCATCAGAAGCCGTCTGCAACAACTCGAGCGGAAATGGAGCTAACGCCATCTCATCGTCAGGACACATTAACGGATCAATCAAGGGTCCTCCGATGGAAGCAGTCGAAATAGAACAGGACGaggttaaaattgaaaattgtgcCGCCGTCGTCGACCAACAAGATTCTGGTGGTAATAAAGAGGAGGAATATAAATCAAGTTTGTGGAGATGGCCCAgtaaaagaagtttattcaCTCAG GCAACTTGGATATTTACCTGGCCAATCCATTTGGTTTTCTTCTTCACCATCCCAGATTGTGAAAAGCcgagatttaaaaaatggtttccGCTTACTTTTATGATGTGCATCATTTGGATTGGTTCGTTATCTTACGTTGTCGCTTGGATGATAACAATTATTGGTGATACGCTTAAAATTCCCGATTCCGTTATGGGAATTACATTTTTAGCTGCTGGAACGAGTGTTCCTGAAGCTGTTTCAAGTGTTATTGTTGCAAAACAAG ggCATGGTTCAATGGGAATTAGTAACAGTATAGGATCAAAtacatttgatattttattatgtttggGTTTACCGTGGTTTATAAAAGCGACGTTTATGCCAACAATAGAAGGAAAATATTGG gtTGGAATTAACTCAGCAGGAATAGAATACAGTGCGATTTCTCTTTTATCATCTTTATTACTTCTCTACGTAGTCTTCGCTTTGAACAAGTTTAAATTGGATAAAAAGGTGGGAAGAATATGTCTGCTGATGTACGTGGTTTTCCTAATTTTAGCCAGTCTGATAGAGTTGAATGCCTTCTTCAGGGTTAATCTGCCAACGTGCCAACGATAA
- the LOC111416896 gene encoding sodium/potassium/calcium exchanger 4 isoform X3 — MPYIPLIEDTLYESILVDPIEAIILKRPNCTPPAIEDFPKDIFTDKQRQDGGIVVHIFVSLYLFVALAVVCDKFFVPAVEKICHALNMSSDVAGATFMAAATSAPELFVNVIGTFITEGDIGVGTIVGSAVFNILAVAACCGIGAGMCGVKVVPLDWWPLTRDCLAYGITVSILICIIHDERVEWYEALILVLLYTVYILIMYFDKSLQKWVKECLKHLRKTTKNEQQQRQGGKQKIEIVEASEAVCNNSSGNGANAISSSGHINGSIKGPPMEAVEIEQDEVKIENCAAVVDQQDSGGNKEEEYKSSLWRWPSKRSLFTQATWIFTWPIHLVFFFTIPDCEKPRFKKWFPLTFMMCIIWIGSLSYVVAWMITIIGDTLKIPDSVMGITFLAAGTSVPEAVSSVIVAKQGHGSMGISNSIGSNTFDILLCLGLPWFIKATFMPTIEGKYWVGINSAGIEYSAISLLSSLLLLYVVFALNKFKLDKKVGRICLLMYVVFLILASLIELNAFFRVNLPTCQR, encoded by the exons AGATGGTGGTATAGTTGTCCATATATTCGTATCATTATACCTATTTGTAGCGCTAGCCGTTGTATGTGACAAGTTTTTCGTTCCTGCAGTCGAAAAAATATGTCAcg cttTAAATATGTCCAGCGATGTCGCGGGTGCTACTTTTATGGCAGCAGCAACTTCTGCACCAGAACTTTTTGTCAATGTAATAGGAACCTTCATTACCGAAGGTGACATTGGTGTTGGCACAATCGTAGGTTCGgcagtttttaatattttagccGTTGCAGCGTGTTGTGGAATCGGTGCTGGAATg tgtgGTGTAAAAGTAGTACCATTAGATTGGTGGCCATTAACAAGAGATTGTTTAGCATACGGAATAACAGTTTCGATATTAATTTGCATAATTCACGATGAAAGAGTTGAATGGTACGAAGCTTtaatattagttctactttACACCGTTTACATCCTAATAATGTACTTTGACAAGTCGCTCCAAAAGTGGGTGAAAG AATGTCTGAAACATTTGCGAAAAACTACTAAAAACGAACAACAGCAACGCCAAGGTGGCAAACAGAAGATCGAAATTGTAG AGGCATCAGAAGCCGTCTGCAACAACTCGAGCGGAAATGGAGCTAACGCCATCTCATCGTCAGGACACATTAACGGATCAATCAAGGGTCCTCCGATGGAAGCAGTCGAAATAGAACAGGACGaggttaaaattgaaaattgtgcCGCCGTCGTCGACCAACAAGATTCTGGTGGTAATAAAGAGGAGGAATATAAATCAAGTTTGTGGAGATGGCCCAgtaaaagaagtttattcaCTCAG GCAACTTGGATATTTACCTGGCCAATCCATTTGGTTTTCTTCTTCACCATCCCAGATTGTGAAAAGCcgagatttaaaaaatggtttccGCTTACTTTTATGATGTGCATCATTTGGATTGGTTCGTTATCTTACGTTGTCGCTTGGATGATAACAATTATTGGTGATACGCTTAAAATTCCCGATTCCGTTATGGGAATTACATTTTTAGCTGCTGGAACGAGTGTTCCTGAAGCTGTTTCAAGTGTTATTGTTGCAAAACAAG ggCATGGTTCAATGGGAATTAGTAACAGTATAGGATCAAAtacatttgatattttattatgtttggGTTTACCGTGGTTTATAAAAGCGACGTTTATGCCAACAATAGAAGGAAAATATTGG gtTGGAATTAACTCAGCAGGAATAGAATACAGTGCGATTTCTCTTTTATCATCTTTATTACTTCTCTACGTAGTCTTCGCTTTGAACAAGTTTAAATTGGATAAAAAGGTGGGAAGAATATGTCTGCTGATGTACGTGGTTTTCCTAATTTTAGCCAGTCTGATAGAGTTGAATGCCTTCTTCAGGGTTAATCTGCCAACGTGCCAACGATAA
- the LOC111416896 gene encoding sodium/potassium/calcium exchanger 4 isoform X5, with the protein MYGPNCTPPAIEDFPKDIFTDKQRQDGGIVVHIFVSLYLFVALAVVCDKFFVPAVEKICHALNMSSDVAGATFMAAATSAPELFVNVIGTFITEGDIGVGTIVGSAVFNILAVAACCGIGAGMCGVKVVPLDWWPLTRDCLAYGITVSILICIIHDERVEWYEALILVLLYTVYILIMYFDKSLQKWVKECLKHLRKTTKNEQQQRQGGKQKIEIVEASEAVCNNSSGNGANAISSSGHINGSIKGPPMEAVEIEQDEVKIENCAAVVDQQDSGGNKEEEYKSSLWRWPSKRSLFTQATWIFTWPIHLVFFFTIPDCEKPRFKKWFPLTFMMCIIWIGSLSYVVAWMITIIGDTLKIPDSVMGITFLAAGTSVPEAVSSVIVAKQGHGSMGISNSIGSNTFDILLCLGLPWFIKATFMPTIEGKYWVGINSAGIEYSAISLLSSLLLLYVVFALNKFKLDKKVGRICLLMYVVFLILASLIELNAFFRVNLPTCQR; encoded by the exons AGATGGTGGTATAGTTGTCCATATATTCGTATCATTATACCTATTTGTAGCGCTAGCCGTTGTATGTGACAAGTTTTTCGTTCCTGCAGTCGAAAAAATATGTCAcg cttTAAATATGTCCAGCGATGTCGCGGGTGCTACTTTTATGGCAGCAGCAACTTCTGCACCAGAACTTTTTGTCAATGTAATAGGAACCTTCATTACCGAAGGTGACATTGGTGTTGGCACAATCGTAGGTTCGgcagtttttaatattttagccGTTGCAGCGTGTTGTGGAATCGGTGCTGGAATg tgtgGTGTAAAAGTAGTACCATTAGATTGGTGGCCATTAACAAGAGATTGTTTAGCATACGGAATAACAGTTTCGATATTAATTTGCATAATTCACGATGAAAGAGTTGAATGGTACGAAGCTTtaatattagttctactttACACCGTTTACATCCTAATAATGTACTTTGACAAGTCGCTCCAAAAGTGGGTGAAAG AATGTCTGAAACATTTGCGAAAAACTACTAAAAACGAACAACAGCAACGCCAAGGTGGCAAACAGAAGATCGAAATTGTAG AGGCATCAGAAGCCGTCTGCAACAACTCGAGCGGAAATGGAGCTAACGCCATCTCATCGTCAGGACACATTAACGGATCAATCAAGGGTCCTCCGATGGAAGCAGTCGAAATAGAACAGGACGaggttaaaattgaaaattgtgcCGCCGTCGTCGACCAACAAGATTCTGGTGGTAATAAAGAGGAGGAATATAAATCAAGTTTGTGGAGATGGCCCAgtaaaagaagtttattcaCTCAG GCAACTTGGATATTTACCTGGCCAATCCATTTGGTTTTCTTCTTCACCATCCCAGATTGTGAAAAGCcgagatttaaaaaatggtttccGCTTACTTTTATGATGTGCATCATTTGGATTGGTTCGTTATCTTACGTTGTCGCTTGGATGATAACAATTATTGGTGATACGCTTAAAATTCCCGATTCCGTTATGGGAATTACATTTTTAGCTGCTGGAACGAGTGTTCCTGAAGCTGTTTCAAGTGTTATTGTTGCAAAACAAG ggCATGGTTCAATGGGAATTAGTAACAGTATAGGATCAAAtacatttgatattttattatgtttggGTTTACCGTGGTTTATAAAAGCGACGTTTATGCCAACAATAGAAGGAAAATATTGG gtTGGAATTAACTCAGCAGGAATAGAATACAGTGCGATTTCTCTTTTATCATCTTTATTACTTCTCTACGTAGTCTTCGCTTTGAACAAGTTTAAATTGGATAAAAAGGTGGGAAGAATATGTCTGCTGATGTACGTGGTTTTCCTAATTTTAGCCAGTCTGATAGAGTTGAATGCCTTCTTCAGGGTTAATCTGCCAACGTGCCAACGATAA
- the LOC111416896 gene encoding sodium/potassium/calcium exchanger 3 isoform X2, whose amino-acid sequence MSSDVAGATFMAAATSAPELFVNVIGTFITEGDIGVGTIVGSAVFNILAVAACCGIGAGMCGVKVVPLDWWPLTRDCLAYGITVSILICIIHDERVEWYEALILVLLYTVYILIMYFDKSLQKWVKECLKHLRKTTKNEQQQRQGGKQKIEIASEAVCNNSSGNGANAISSSGHINGSIKGPPMEAVEIEQDEVKIENCAAVVDQQDSGGNKEEEYKSSLWRWPSKRSLFTQATWIFTWPIHLVFFFTIPDCEKPRFKKWFPLTFMMCIIWIGSLSYVVAWMITIIGDTLKIPDSVMGITFLAAGTSVPEAVSSVIVAKQGHGSMGISNSIGSNTFDILLCLGLPWFIKATFMPTIEGKYWVGINSAGIEYSAISLLSSLLLLYVVFALNKFKLDKKVGRICLLMYVVFLILASLIELNAFFRVNLPTCQR is encoded by the exons ATGTCCAGCGATGTCGCGGGTGCTACTTTTATGGCAGCAGCAACTTCTGCACCAGAACTTTTTGTCAATGTAATAGGAACCTTCATTACCGAAGGTGACATTGGTGTTGGCACAATCGTAGGTTCGgcagtttttaatattttagccGTTGCAGCGTGTTGTGGAATCGGTGCTGGAATg tgtgGTGTAAAAGTAGTACCATTAGATTGGTGGCCATTAACAAGAGATTGTTTAGCATACGGAATAACAGTTTCGATATTAATTTGCATAATTCACGATGAAAGAGTTGAATGGTACGAAGCTTtaatattagttctactttACACCGTTTACATCCTAATAATGTACTTTGACAAGTCGCTCCAAAAGTGGGTGAAAG AATGTCTGAAACATTTGCGAAAAACTACTAAAAACGAACAACAGCAACGCCAAGGTGGCAAACAGAAGATCGAAATT GCATCAGAAGCCGTCTGCAACAACTCGAGCGGAAATGGAGCTAACGCCATCTCATCGTCAGGACACATTAACGGATCAATCAAGGGTCCTCCGATGGAAGCAGTCGAAATAGAACAGGACGaggttaaaattgaaaattgtgcCGCCGTCGTCGACCAACAAGATTCTGGTGGTAATAAAGAGGAGGAATATAAATCAAGTTTGTGGAGATGGCCCAgtaaaagaagtttattcaCTCAG GCAACTTGGATATTTACCTGGCCAATCCATTTGGTTTTCTTCTTCACCATCCCAGATTGTGAAAAGCcgagatttaaaaaatggtttccGCTTACTTTTATGATGTGCATCATTTGGATTGGTTCGTTATCTTACGTTGTCGCTTGGATGATAACAATTATTGGTGATACGCTTAAAATTCCCGATTCCGTTATGGGAATTACATTTTTAGCTGCTGGAACGAGTGTTCCTGAAGCTGTTTCAAGTGTTATTGTTGCAAAACAAG ggCATGGTTCAATGGGAATTAGTAACAGTATAGGATCAAAtacatttgatattttattatgtttggGTTTACCGTGGTTTATAAAAGCGACGTTTATGCCAACAATAGAAGGAAAATATTGG gtTGGAATTAACTCAGCAGGAATAGAATACAGTGCGATTTCTCTTTTATCATCTTTATTACTTCTCTACGTAGTCTTCGCTTTGAACAAGTTTAAATTGGATAAAAAGGTGGGAAGAATATGTCTGCTGATGTACGTGGTTTTCCTAATTTTAGCCAGTCTGATAGAGTTGAATGCCTTCTTCAGGGTTAATCTGCCAACGTGCCAACGATAA
- the LOC111416896 gene encoding sodium/potassium/calcium exchanger 4 isoform X1 — translation MSSDVAGATFMAAATSAPELFVNVIGTFITEGDIGVGTIVGSAVFNILAVAACCGIGAGMCGVKVVPLDWWPLTRDCLAYGITVSILICIIHDERVEWYEALILVLLYTVYILIMYFDKSLQKWVKECLKHLRKTTKNEQQQRQGGKQKIEIVEASEAVCNNSSGNGANAISSSGHINGSIKGPPMEAVEIEQDEVKIENCAAVVDQQDSGGNKEEEYKSSLWRWPSKRSLFTQATWIFTWPIHLVFFFTIPDCEKPRFKKWFPLTFMMCIIWIGSLSYVVAWMITIIGDTLKIPDSVMGITFLAAGTSVPEAVSSVIVAKQGHGSMGISNSIGSNTFDILLCLGLPWFIKATFMPTIEGKYWVGINSAGIEYSAISLLSSLLLLYVVFALNKFKLDKKVGRICLLMYVVFLILASLIELNAFFRVNLPTCQR, via the exons ATGTCCAGCGATGTCGCGGGTGCTACTTTTATGGCAGCAGCAACTTCTGCACCAGAACTTTTTGTCAATGTAATAGGAACCTTCATTACCGAAGGTGACATTGGTGTTGGCACAATCGTAGGTTCGgcagtttttaatattttagccGTTGCAGCGTGTTGTGGAATCGGTGCTGGAATg tgtgGTGTAAAAGTAGTACCATTAGATTGGTGGCCATTAACAAGAGATTGTTTAGCATACGGAATAACAGTTTCGATATTAATTTGCATAATTCACGATGAAAGAGTTGAATGGTACGAAGCTTtaatattagttctactttACACCGTTTACATCCTAATAATGTACTTTGACAAGTCGCTCCAAAAGTGGGTGAAAG AATGTCTGAAACATTTGCGAAAAACTACTAAAAACGAACAACAGCAACGCCAAGGTGGCAAACAGAAGATCGAAATTGTAG AGGCATCAGAAGCCGTCTGCAACAACTCGAGCGGAAATGGAGCTAACGCCATCTCATCGTCAGGACACATTAACGGATCAATCAAGGGTCCTCCGATGGAAGCAGTCGAAATAGAACAGGACGaggttaaaattgaaaattgtgcCGCCGTCGTCGACCAACAAGATTCTGGTGGTAATAAAGAGGAGGAATATAAATCAAGTTTGTGGAGATGGCCCAgtaaaagaagtttattcaCTCAG GCAACTTGGATATTTACCTGGCCAATCCATTTGGTTTTCTTCTTCACCATCCCAGATTGTGAAAAGCcgagatttaaaaaatggtttccGCTTACTTTTATGATGTGCATCATTTGGATTGGTTCGTTATCTTACGTTGTCGCTTGGATGATAACAATTATTGGTGATACGCTTAAAATTCCCGATTCCGTTATGGGAATTACATTTTTAGCTGCTGGAACGAGTGTTCCTGAAGCTGTTTCAAGTGTTATTGTTGCAAAACAAG ggCATGGTTCAATGGGAATTAGTAACAGTATAGGATCAAAtacatttgatattttattatgtttggGTTTACCGTGGTTTATAAAAGCGACGTTTATGCCAACAATAGAAGGAAAATATTGG gtTGGAATTAACTCAGCAGGAATAGAATACAGTGCGATTTCTCTTTTATCATCTTTATTACTTCTCTACGTAGTCTTCGCTTTGAACAAGTTTAAATTGGATAAAAAGGTGGGAAGAATATGTCTGCTGATGTACGTGGTTTTCCTAATTTTAGCCAGTCTGATAGAGTTGAATGCCTTCTTCAGGGTTAATCTGCCAACGTGCCAACGATAA
- the LOC111416922 gene encoding nuclear apoptosis-inducing factor 1-like isoform X1, translating into MDRKRSKRSTNYTKEECWRLIQLVEKLANVIENKKTDGVTWREKKRAWQKICQTFNSTGKTNRTSQQLRSKYETLKKEVRQAVAKHRADVSSTGGGPCKVKLSPLHERVQSLIQPSGDGTPSQFDSEFDCLDIKVEPQHLITFVDDELKGDEAPLSPNIPVAIDAEQIEVTNTSIYESNNTEVTDADDIVEEDNNRSHYSPVQLRKAKYLALQTRKRNRASKNINLSAAGREMQPWLDAKADLTNLKIKLLQEEFDAKQQREKELHEQQCQINKQLIEINNLTIKKTLLEIEKILDG; encoded by the exons atggaTAGAAAAAGAAGTAAACGTTCTACAAATTATACAAAGGAGGAGTGTTGGCGATTAATACAATTAGTCGAAAAACTAGCCaatgttattgaaaataaaaaaacagaCGGAGTAACTTGGAGAGAGAAG AAAAGGGCATGGCAAAAAATTTGTCAGACTTTTAATTCGACTGGTAAAACAAACCGTACATCGCAACAACTGCGTAGCAAGTatgaaacgttaaaaaaagaaGTCCGTCAAGCTGTTGCTAAACATCGAGCTGATGTGTCGAGTACCGGTGGAGGTCCATGTAAAGTAAAGTTGAGCCCATTGCATGAAAGAGTTCAAAGTTTGATACAACCAAGCGGCGATGGAACACCATCACAATTTGACAGTGAATTTGATTGTTtag ATATCAAAGTTGAACCACAGCACTTGATAACTTTCGTAGATGACGAATTAAAGGGTGATGAAGCTCCTTTAAGTCCTAACATACCTGTTGCAATAG ATGCAGAACAAATTGAAGTTACGAATACATCAATTTATGAAAGCAACAATACGGaag TTACAGATGCAGATGACATTGTTGAAGAAGATAATAATAGGAGTCATTACTCTCCTGTCCAATTAAGAAAAGCCAAATATCTGGCTTTGCAGACCAGAAAAAGGAACAGAGctagtaaaaatataaatctttCTGCAGCTGGGCGAGAAATGCAACCTTGGTTAGACGCTAAAGCTGatctaacaaatttaaaaatcaaattgctACAAGAAGAATTCGATGCCAAACAACAAAGGGAAAAAGAGCTGCATGAACAACAATGTCAAATTAACAAACAACTGATAGAAATAAATAACCtgactattaaaaaaactttactaGAAATAGAAAAGATTTTAGATGGTTAa
- the LOC111416922 gene encoding nuclear apoptosis-inducing factor 1-like isoform X2, with translation MDRKRSKRSTNYTKEECWRLIQLVEKLANVIENKKTDGVTWREKKRAWQKICQTFNSTGKTNRTSQQLRSKYETLKKEVRQAVAKHRADVSSTGGGPCKVKLSPLHERVQSLIQPSGDGTPSQFDSEFDCLDIKVEPQHLITFVDDELKGDEAPLSPNIPVAIDAEQIEVTNTSIYESNNTEDADDIVEEDNNRSHYSPVQLRKAKYLALQTRKRNRASKNINLSAAGREMQPWLDAKADLTNLKIKLLQEEFDAKQQREKELHEQQCQINKQLIEINNLTIKKTLLEIEKILDG, from the exons atggaTAGAAAAAGAAGTAAACGTTCTACAAATTATACAAAGGAGGAGTGTTGGCGATTAATACAATTAGTCGAAAAACTAGCCaatgttattgaaaataaaaaaacagaCGGAGTAACTTGGAGAGAGAAG AAAAGGGCATGGCAAAAAATTTGTCAGACTTTTAATTCGACTGGTAAAACAAACCGTACATCGCAACAACTGCGTAGCAAGTatgaaacgttaaaaaaagaaGTCCGTCAAGCTGTTGCTAAACATCGAGCTGATGTGTCGAGTACCGGTGGAGGTCCATGTAAAGTAAAGTTGAGCCCATTGCATGAAAGAGTTCAAAGTTTGATACAACCAAGCGGCGATGGAACACCATCACAATTTGACAGTGAATTTGATTGTTtag ATATCAAAGTTGAACCACAGCACTTGATAACTTTCGTAGATGACGAATTAAAGGGTGATGAAGCTCCTTTAAGTCCTAACATACCTGTTGCAATAG ATGCAGAACAAATTGAAGTTACGAATACATCAATTTATGAAAGCAACAATACGGaag ATGCAGATGACATTGTTGAAGAAGATAATAATAGGAGTCATTACTCTCCTGTCCAATTAAGAAAAGCCAAATATCTGGCTTTGCAGACCAGAAAAAGGAACAGAGctagtaaaaatataaatctttCTGCAGCTGGGCGAGAAATGCAACCTTGGTTAGACGCTAAAGCTGatctaacaaatttaaaaatcaaattgctACAAGAAGAATTCGATGCCAAACAACAAAGGGAAAAAGAGCTGCATGAACAACAATGTCAAATTAACAAACAACTGATAGAAATAAATAACCtgactattaaaaaaactttactaGAAATAGAAAAGATTTTAGATGGTTAa